Genomic DNA from Arcobacter sp. LA11:
ATTGTTACTGAAACTAGAGCTAGAAGATTTTTTGAACCAATGACAGAGATCAGAAAAAAACAAAAAATTAACGCTAGAAAGAAAATGCTTAAAAGATTATACATGCTTAGAAGATACGAATCTAGACTGTAGAAATTCACATAGCAAAGGGAAAAGGTCAGTTGAGAAACTGGCCTTTTTTTTTAATAAAAAATATACAATAAAATACCTATAAATAAGTAGGAAAAATGAAAAAACTAATAC
This window encodes:
- the rpsU gene encoding 30S ribosomal protein S21, which translates into the protein MPGIKVKDSESFDEAYRRFKKQCDRNLIVTETRARRFFEPMTEIRKKQKINARKKMLKRLYMLRRYESRL